Proteins from one Panicum virgatum strain AP13 chromosome 7K, P.virgatum_v5, whole genome shotgun sequence genomic window:
- the LOC120641803 gene encoding collagen alpha-1(XXVII) chain-like, translating into MAAAAVTSPSPDPFTFHCPAALAAAAEADGDEFEFHVVPAAAAALSAADELFSGGKLVPLHRPAPASAPCSPPPCLEVEPASEPTSPRAPRCAGRRWRDLLHLVSSSKKAKDGTKSADGCLKRRDTHFRPLLSRDSSSSSSASSVDSGKHARRPPPPSCSPLRTRSAPVANLLHLMSRTRSAADKFGAAADATPHPKRQEPACAPHPLLTRASSSSSASSSDSGRNPRASAPWRPRGPSRPSGPAVAAESPRVSASGRVVFRGLERCSSTPASAGIGPRRPRPRGMERSYSANVRVDPVINVFGFGLLFMPSSPAKERRSDKEKEKDGAGRRNRPEKLAMVLRDPHD; encoded by the coding sequence ATGGCTGCCGCAGCGGTGACCTCGCCCTCGCCGGATCCCTTCACGTTTCACTGCCCCgcggccctggcggcggcggctgaggccGACGGCGACGAGTTCGAGTTCCACGtcgtgcccgcggcggcggcggcgctctcggCCGCCGACGAGCTCTTCTCCGGCGGGAAGCTCGTGCCTTTGCAccggcccgcgcccgcgtctgccccGTGCTCCCCTCCGCCGTGCCTGGAGGTCGAGCCCGCGTCCGAGCCGACGTCCCCGCGCGCCCCGCGATGCgctgggcggcggtggcgcgacctcctccacctcgtGTCCAGCTCCAAGAAGGCGAAGGACGGCACCAAGAGCGCGGATGGATGCCTGAAACGCCGGGACACGCATTTCCGGCCGCTCCTCTCGCGGgactcctcgtcgtcctcgtcggccTCTTCGGTCGACTCCGGCAAGCACGcgcgacgcccgccgccgccgtcgtgttcCCCGCTGCGGACGCGCTCCGCGCCGGTGGCGAACCTCCTTCACCTCATGTCCAGGACAAGATCCGCCGCGGACAAgttcggcgccgccgcggacgcgacACCACATCCCAAGCGGCAGGAGCCGGCGTGCGCGCCGCACCCGCTCCTGACCCgcgcctcgtcctcgtcctcggcgTCCTCCTCGGACTCCGGCAGGAACCCGCGCGCGTCGGCGCCgtggcggccgcgcggcccCTCGCGGCCGTCGGggcccgcggtggcggcggagagcCCGCGCGTGAGCGCGTCGGGGCGCGTGGTGTTCCGCGGCCTGGAGCGCTGCTCCAGCACGCCGGCGTCCGCGGGCAtcggcccgcgccggccgcggccccggGGCATGGAGAGGTCGTACTCGGCCAATGTGCGCGTGGATCCGGTGATCAACGTCTTCGGCTTCGGGCTCCTGTTCATGCCGTCCTCGCCGGCCAAGGAGAGGAGGTCCgacaaggagaaggagaaggacggCGCCGGCCGCAGGAACCGGCCGGAGAAGCTGGCCATGGTGCTGAGAGATCCACACGATTAG